CCCTCCTGAAGCTTCGGTCTCAGCTTTACCCGCTATTTCAGCCACGGCCTCTTTCATTTCCTCCACGCTCATGTTGTCCAACATGATGACATCAACTCCACCAACCTCAAGCGTTTCCTTAACTTCATCCAAGTTTCGCGTTTCCACTTCGATACGAAGATCTTTCCCGCTTTCTTTCAAATATTTTTGAGTAGCTATAACCGATTTGGTAATGCCTCCCGCAAAATCATTGTGATTGTCTTTCAACATCACCATGTCGTATAGGCCAAATCTATGATTCGTGCCTCCGCCGATTGCCACAGCCCACTTCTCAAATAATCGAAAATTAGGCGTAGTCTTTCTTGTATCCAATAATTTGGTATGAGTGCCGTCAAGTTGATGAACCAAATGCTTCGTATGCGTCGCAATGCCGCTCATTCTTTGCAGTATGTTCAAAGCCAACCTTTCAGCGCTTAATATAGAACGCGCGGATCCTTTTACAGTCAAGCCGATGTCTCCATACTTGACCAAGTCTCCATCTTTTAGCAATACTTCCACTTCCAATTCAGGGTCTATAAGAAAGAAAACCCTCTTTGCGGCTTCCAAACCAGCGATTACTCCATCAGCCTTGACAATAAGCCTAGCCCGGCTCTTGGCATCAGCAGGTATCGACGCCAAAGAAGAATGATCCCCGTCTCCAATATCTTCCTTGATAGCCATCAATATGGCTTGATCCAGCGCTTCTTCAGTTAAATATTTTAAACTCACGATAATTTATAAATGGGCTAATTATACTCCTAAACTCTTTTCCAACTCCAAAGATAATATCTATTGGGAAATAATTTCGCCTTTTACGTTGAGTAATACCTGTTCTTGGGTCAATATTTTTTGATCACTGCTCATAATGTACTCTTCGAGCAGCCCTTTGTCGTCAAATTTCATTTTCAAATGCCTATCCGCTACGAACAATCCATTATCTTCCATCAAATGGGCTTTTATAGAAACAACTTTGCCTTCCAAGCTATCAATCTCAAGGCTTTTTACTGTGTTTTCTCTTGTAATAGCAGTATCTAAGGTATATTGAATCCTTCGGCCGCCACTTGGTTTATCTATAACGGCTACTTTATACATGCCCTCTAATGAAGGATCTGTAATATCCGCATTAGCGTAAATTGCCAACTCATCTTCCCAGACAACTTTGTTTCCTCTCAAAATCACCTTTTCAGATGTCCCGTTCAGGGTAGCTTCCTTTGATACTTTTGGTCTTAAAGAATCCAATAATTCGATTTGATCTTCCACAAATTTTTTGGAGGAAAAATAAGGCGATTTTCGCTCTTCATGTTGCTCTACAGCATTGCAACCAAAGATATTAAATGTTGCCGCAAGCAAAATATAGATACTCAATTTCATCATTCTCATAGAGTGAAATAAGGGTAAAGTGCTCTGTAAATGTATTATAATCAAGTAATAAAAGCTAGATAATGCGTTTATTTTAGTAGGCGAAATAAGTTCAATGACAAATCCATTGATTTCAACCCTTTAACCTAGTCTATCTTATTAACATGGATTAACGACACCAAAACCTATACGGACAATAGTAATGACTTAGATCCGTTTAGCCGTCGAAAACAGAACTGAATCCCTATACCACACATTTCACTACACAGATCAAACAACCCAATATGAAAAGATATTTATACTTGCTCTTTTGTCTTTTCTTGCCGATTTGCAAAGCCAAAGCTCAAAGCAAAGACAAAAATTCTCAAAATACAGAGCATATTTCAACAACAGACAGCACAAGAATTTTCTCATTCGGAGTAGCTAATGATGTTCCGTATCAAACAGACAAATATTTCAGCAATGGTATATATATGTCTTATCAATCTCAAGGACTGGGCAAATGGCCATTAAGAAAGCTCATGTTGCCAGTGCCAAAAGATCAAGATTTTATTTCTTATTATTCAATAGACCTTACGCATAATTTATACACGCCTCGCTATACCATGGAGCCTGAGACTCACATGGGAGACCATCCGTATTCCTCATACTTACTATTTGGCTATGAGAAGGTAAACTATTCCAACTCCAGAAAAATTAAGTTTGGAAGCAAATTAAGTGTCGGAGTCATTGGTCCGATGGCTGGAGGAGAGTTCGTGCAATCAGGCTTTCATGATGTGGCTCCTGGAGCGGAAGTTCCTGTAGGTTGGGAAAATCAGATTGAAAACGATTTCCTTATCAACTATGGGGCATTTATAGAAAAAGGAATCTGGAATACCAAGCATTTTGATTTGAATGCTCAAGCCAATTTGAATGTCGGTACTCTCTACACGAATGCGGGGGCGGGTATTACGTCTCGTTTCGGATTATTTGAAGGGTATTTCACTGGAAATCCATTAAGAGCCGGAAAGTACAGAGGCAAGAAAAACTGGCAAGTATACGCCTTTTTCAACAACAACCTAAAGGCTGTAGGTTATAATGCGGTTCTGCAAGGAGGTGTATTCAATTCCAATGGAAGCAATGTCTCGATTATAGCCAATGAAGATTTGAACAGGCTCGTGTACGAGCAAACCTTTGGTATCGCCGCTCAGTACAAGGGAATAAGAGCTGAAATAGGCCAAGCTTTCAATACAAGAGAATTCAAAAGCGCCGGCAGCCACATGTGGGGTTATTTAAAGGTAAGTATCGCATTTTGATACAATTAGATGTAAGATTTGCAGTTAAAAGCCTTTTGAAAGGCTTTTAACATTTATTACAAGGCTATAAATAACTTCTTGCGAAATAATGCGTTAATATTACAAATGTTTTGCGATATTTGCATTGCCATAAATATGGCATAATCCATTATTTATTTTAAAAAAATCAAGTTATAAGGAAAACTCTACTATCATAATGAAAATTGCCAAGGCTGTAATATTATTCATTTTCTTTTCTTTTTGCGCCATAAATAGCTATGGCCAAACTGAACAGCCATTCATTGGGTTGAAAAACATGAAGAATCGCGTTCAGCTTTTCTCCAGCCCAACTTCAAGCATTCTGAGTATTAAAATTGACGATGCCAATTTTGACAATCTTCAATTCAAAGTATACAATATCGTAGGCAACGAAGTGGACATTAGTGTTGAAACAGTTAAGAAAAACAATTACTATAGAATACCAACTTCAAAATTCGCCTCGGGATATTATTTCCTTGTCCTCAAAGACGAGAAAACACGATTTCAGGAAGCATTGAAATTCTCCAAAACCAGAGATTAAATTCTGGGTTCATATAAATGCTAAACCTTTCTTATATTCAGAAAGGTTTTTTGTTTTGTTCGATGAAGATTATAATTCTTTACTTTCTGGCTATAAGACACACGTAGCAAAACTATTAACCACTCTACAATAAAGCTCCTTCCTATATTACTTATAGCATTAAGAGATCTCTTTTTGAGGTTTATGCTACTCTTTTAGCATATTATGATTTCCACTGTATAGCAAAAAGCAAGATGTTAAGCAACTTCTTTAAAGTCGTATCTTGTTGACCAACCTTGAATGGCATAGCGCCACTTCTTGTTTACACCCTAAGTCTAGGCATGAAAAAAGCTTTCCAAGAAAGAAGATATTTCGAAGAAAGCTCAAGTAATTATAATGAAATAAATACCTTTTCGATTTAGAATGTAAACCCTAAAGTTACTTGCGTCAACCAATTATTGGTAGAAATATCAGCCACTGGGGTATATAACATTCTTGAATTAGGCCCTGAGGGACCATCTACAGCCATGTTTGGCAAACTATATGGAGAATCTGTAAACTCTCTTCTAGTATTTGTGACTGCGAAGTCCAAGTACCAATCTCTTTTCTTTATCCCTCCACCAAAAGAATATTCATTAATAGCTCCATTGCCAGAATTGTCTTTGATCGGGTCGCCATAATGTGCATAACCAGCTCTCAATCGGAACATTCCTAGTCTAGCCTCGCCGCCCAACTTGACGTTAAATACTGATTGGTAAATACTTCCTATATAGTCATTTTCAAATGAAGGATCAAAATCATTTGACTTCACGGTCATCGCAGAGTAATCCACCCACTCCACATCAGCAGTTATAAAACCATGTTTCCCTATGAAGTAAGAGGCTCCAACGCTTACTTCCCATGGAGTGGATAGCGTCCAATCACTTTTGTAAATCGGACTATATTGATCCGAACCATTGACTTCCAAGATGTCTCCTTCTTTGGCTCCATTAGGAACCGATCTGGTCAAAGTCTCTCCTTGTGTATGAGAATATACATTTTTCTCTCCTACTTCATATTGCCATGCATCAAAATAAGAACTAAGAGCCATATCTTGCTCTTCTCTCATCCAGTAATGAGTAGGAGTCTTCACGTTTACACCTATATTCAAAGCAGGAGTCGGTTTATAGATCGCTCCAAAAGTTCCGCTTACTCCTGTTCCGTTTAATCTATAATTTTCAAATAGCTCTTGAGCTATCAAAGGCGTTTCAATATATTCTTCCACATATTCTGTTTCTTTTCTAAAATACATGGTATGCAGGCTAATCGATGCTCCTAAAAACAATTTATTCTTATAATTGCCTCCATAGCCAGCCGTCCATTGGTACTCGTTTCCGTAAGTTCGGACATTGTTTTCCTGATAAGTAGAATACTCTTCATCCGGAACGTCTCCAGGGATATATCTATCATATCTTGAAGTTCCATTGCTACTCGAGTAATGATCTATCAAATAAGCGTCATAAGCCATGTCGGAATAAGTTCCGCCACCTCTATTGGCTTCATGGACGTAAAAATCATTGATATCATTATCTGAATTGTAGCCTTTATAAGCATAACGTGAATTAAAGTCTTTCACCCTATTCAATGAAAAACCCCAATTTCCGCCACGCCAATCCCCTGGAAGGAAATCTTTCTTCGTAGCATTGTGGACATAAGAAATATTTGACAATGTCATATTAGTTTGATTCGCATCCGTTGACTGTCCATAATATTGTCCTTGAGCATTGTTGAAATTCAAGCCTATGGATGCATTGAAGTCTGACCTTCTATAAAAGCCTAGACCTGCCGGATTAGAAACAATAGAAGTAGCATCCCCGCCCAAGGAAGTGTATGATCCTCCAAGTCCTTGCATTCGGGCTGTGCCTCTGTAATCATTTCTTGATAATCCAATGTAATCAACCTGAGCACTTGCAGCATTGCTTATCAACAATGAAGCGCCAGCTATTAGGCTGAAAAAAAATATTTTTCCTTTCATCTTCACAATTCTTTAATACCTACTTCTATGAAAAATCAATTTCTTCTTGACGGTCTGGAACCTCCTCCTGAAGACCTACTGCCTCCCGAAGATCTTTGAAAACTTGATGATCTCTGCGTAGAAGACCTCTGATATGAGCTTCTATTGTTTGATTTTGGCGTTGTATTATATGTTCTAGAACTTTGAGATCTATTATTATTGGAGTTATTATACGATCTATTGTAAGTTCTTTGAGAATTCGAAGATCTACTCGCATTATAAGATCTATTCTGAGTCGTTCTCTGAGATCTTGACTCGTAAGTTCTATTAGTGCCTGAAGAAGCTTGTCTTCGACTTTGTTTATAATATTCGTTTTGAGTGGATGTGTAATCCCTTTGGTCATTGGCGTATTTAACTCTTGAGTTAGCTCTGGACGGAGAACTTCCTGATCTTGCGTCAGACCTATCTACCGTTGATCCAGATGTTCTGTTGCTAGGTCTTCCTCTCACAACTTCTCTGGAGTTACCTTCTTTTGGAGGAACAATGATTACAGGTGGTCTGTAATAAGGAGGGTAATGCCCCCAGCCCCAACCATTTCCATACCTTGGGTAAAATGGGTTGTATCCATAATAAGGATGTCCCCAAGGTGACCAAGGGTTGTACCATGGATCATAAAAAGGGTCGTAAAACGGATATCCAAAGCCATAGTTAAAGCCCATGTTCCAGTGCGGATTCATGCCCCAGCCGATGCCAATGCCAAATGAGCTGCCATACCCATATCCTCCCATATAATTGAAGCTTGTGCTAACAGTTACTTGAGGGTCGGAGTTAGTATAGTATCTATTCGACTCTTCTGGCTTAGCCGCATATCGATCATATGTAGCTTTATCCATGCTATAATCAGCAGCGCTGAACATCTGAGAATAAAAGCCTGTAGAATCAACTTGAGTATCGGCATTGTAAGAAGCTTCTGTTCCTTCTGCTTCACGAGCATACCCTGTTCTAGCCTCTTCAGCTTGTTTTCTATATTTCTCAATATATTCAGGATTCACATTGCTTGACGAATAATTTTCATCCGAAGCCTCGAACGTAGGAAAAGTCGCTGAATAATTCGAATTTTGCGTGCTTGTTTTGCTTTTGGAAGGTTCTGAATACTCCAACACTGGTGACTCTTGACGATCTCTTTCTGAAAAGTACATATCGTCAATTTCTTCATTTTGAGCAAAAACATCCCTGCTGATTAAAGAACAAACCACCAAGGCAAACACCGCAAACAAATTTCTCCGAAAAAGCTTCATATGAATCAACAATTTAAATTTCAACGCATTGGTATATATTAATACGCAATAAATACAAAAATAGTCTTGCGAAAGGACAAAAACTTTATGTTTCAAGCAAAGCTTTTTTCCCGCTGACTATATATTGAAAAGGATTTGACAAATGACTAAGAATAATCCTTTATATTTGCACATTATTTTACTAGCTTAAGATACAAATTCATATCAAATACAAAAAAGAAATGAGCAAAGGATTGCCAAAAAGATCGG
The Aureibacter tunicatorum DNA segment above includes these coding regions:
- a CDS encoding T9SS type A sorting domain-containing protein yields the protein MKIAKAVILFIFFSFCAINSYGQTEQPFIGLKNMKNRVQLFSSPTSSILSIKIDDANFDNLQFKVYNIVGNEVDISVETVKKNNYYRIPTSKFASGYYFLVLKDEKTRFQEALKFSKTRD
- a CDS encoding lipid A deacylase LpxR family protein, with product MKRYLYLLFCLFLPICKAKAQSKDKNSQNTEHISTTDSTRIFSFGVANDVPYQTDKYFSNGIYMSYQSQGLGKWPLRKLMLPVPKDQDFISYYSIDLTHNLYTPRYTMEPETHMGDHPYSSYLLFGYEKVNYSNSRKIKFGSKLSVGVIGPMAGGEFVQSGFHDVAPGAEVPVGWENQIENDFLINYGAFIEKGIWNTKHFDLNAQANLNVGTLYTNAGAGITSRFGLFEGYFTGNPLRAGKYRGKKNWQVYAFFNNNLKAVGYNAVLQGGVFNSNGSNVSIIANEDLNRLVYEQTFGIAAQYKGIRAEIGQAFNTREFKSAGSHMWGYLKVSIAF
- the nadC gene encoding carboxylating nicotinate-nucleotide diphosphorylase, which encodes MSLKYLTEEALDQAILMAIKEDIGDGDHSSLASIPADAKSRARLIVKADGVIAGLEAAKRVFFLIDPELEVEVLLKDGDLVKYGDIGLTVKGSARSILSAERLALNILQRMSGIATHTKHLVHQLDGTHTKLLDTRKTTPNFRLFEKWAVAIGGGTNHRFGLYDMVMLKDNHNDFAGGITKSVIATQKYLKESGKDLRIEVETRNLDEVKETLEVGGVDVIMLDNMSVEEMKEAVAEIAGKAETEASGGITEENIREVAQSGVDFISVGALTHTVKSLDISLKAY